A part of Candidatus Saccharibacteria bacterium genomic DNA contains:
- the atpG gene encoding ATP synthase F1 subunit gamma, giving the protein MASTQQLKSRIRSVKSTKQITKAMQMVAASKMRRAQDATKGSAPYAHAANELLSYLSSQGATNGHRWFTARPVKSRMIIVIASDKGLAGAYNANVLKAYVQNLRSDDKDGVKNYTVAVGRKAASFVTRIKHTEVVGTYEDLPDHPEGSQFHAILNTAKDAFETRKVDAVDVIYTKFVSSITQTADVIRLFPAGFVETEVSEFVRDAEYEPSVERVLDDVAYRLVGSRLFQALLDARASEHSMRMLAMKNATDNATDLVDDLTLAMNKARQGAITQELSEISAGVEAMK; this is encoded by the coding sequence ATGGCCTCGACGCAGCAGCTAAAATCGCGTATCCGCTCGGTGAAGTCCACTAAGCAGATTACCAAGGCTATGCAAATGGTCGCAGCGAGTAAAATGCGTCGTGCGCAAGATGCAACTAAGGGCAGCGCGCCCTATGCCCATGCGGCCAACGAGCTGCTGAGTTATTTGTCGAGCCAGGGGGCAACCAATGGCCATAGATGGTTTACTGCTCGACCAGTGAAGTCTCGCATGATCATCGTGATTGCGAGTGATAAGGGCTTGGCTGGCGCATACAATGCCAATGTTCTCAAAGCCTATGTACAGAATTTGCGCTCTGATGACAAAGACGGTGTGAAGAACTACACAGTCGCTGTAGGTCGCAAAGCAGCAAGCTTTGTCACGAGAATTAAGCACACGGAAGTGGTTGGGACCTACGAAGATTTACCAGATCACCCTGAGGGTTCACAATTTCATGCAATTCTCAACACAGCAAAAGATGCATTCGAGACGAGAAAAGTTGATGCGGTTGATGTTATTTATACCAAATTCGTCAGCAGCATTACGCAAACCGCTGATGTGATAAGGCTCTTCCCTGCTGGATTTGTCGAAACGGAAGTGAGCGAATTTGTGCGCGATGCCGAGTACGAGCCGTCGGTCGAGCGCGTGCTCGATGATGTGGCTTATCGGCTAGTGGGTTCGCGACTTTTCCAGGCGCTCCTTGATGCGCGCGCCAGTGAGCATAGTATGCGTATGTTAGCGATGAAAAATGCAACCGACAATGCAACCGACCTAGTAGACGATCTGACGCTAGCGATGAACAAAGCCCGTCAGGGCGCAATTACCCAGGAGCTGAGTGAAATTAGTGCGGGTGTGGAGGCGATGAAATAA